In Streptomyces sp. NBC_00091, the following proteins share a genomic window:
- a CDS encoding DUF3037 domain-containing protein produces the protein MTKRDVFEYALVRVVPRMERGECFNAGVIVYCRAHSYVAARTHLDEAKLLALDPGADVAGVRAALRGVEGLCAGGERAGQAAGDDAGRRFRWLIAPRSTVVQPGPVHTGLTADPAAELERLLDLLVR, from the coding sequence GTGACCAAGCGGGACGTGTTCGAATACGCGCTGGTGCGCGTGGTGCCCCGGATGGAGCGCGGCGAGTGCTTCAACGCCGGTGTCATCGTCTACTGCCGGGCGCACTCCTACGTCGCCGCGCGCACCCACCTCGACGAGGCGAAGCTCCTCGCGCTGGACCCCGGGGCCGACGTGGCCGGGGTCCGGGCCGCGCTGCGCGGGGTCGAGGGGCTGTGCGCCGGCGGTGAGCGGGCCGGACAGGCGGCGGGCGACGACGCGGGGCGCAGGTTCCGCTGGCTGATCGCCCCGCGCAGCACGGTGGTGCAGCCGGGGCCGGTGCACACCGGTCTGACGGCCGATCCCGCCGCCGAGCTGGAACGCCTGCTGGACCTCCTGGTCCGCTGA
- a CDS encoding ABC transporter substrate-binding protein: MHVFNRTRCLQIAAAVASISLLAGCGLFSDDGGDSAKRITVGTTSAPSTLDPAAAWDGSWELYRNVYQTLLAFPTGSTKPQPDAAQSCEFTDSANAAYRCTLRKGLKFSNGEPLDSKAVKHSLDRIKTINHKVGPAGLFNTLDKIEAPDPLTVVFHLKTPDATFPYVLGSPAASLVAPKDYPANKIRNDGKVTGSGPYVLTSYEDGSEAVLGRNESYTGFANRRNDGVTIRYFADSKQMVAALKDKEIDATYRGLSAAEIKDLQTPASHALGVQVVENVGAEIRYLVFNPNDPQVNKPAVRQAIAQVIDRGAIVSKVYQGTAEPLYSMVPKGVVGHKTPFYDIYGNPDVAKAKKILTAAGITQKVELTFWYTTDRYGASTADEFTEIKRQLDESDLFKITLRGQPWKTFQDGYKSGQYPVFGRGWFPDFPDPDNFIAPFVGKENAVGTPYEPPQIMNDLLPKSRREGDRAAGVREFEAAQQIFAQDVRLLPLWQGKLYVGAREDIAGAERALDPQTAMQMWELYRKTSW, translated from the coding sequence GTGCACGTGTTCAACCGGACCAGATGCCTGCAGATCGCTGCGGCCGTTGCGTCCATATCCCTGCTCGCCGGATGCGGTCTGTTCTCGGACGACGGTGGCGACAGCGCGAAGAGGATCACCGTCGGCACCACGAGCGCGCCGAGCACCCTCGACCCCGCCGCGGCCTGGGACGGCTCCTGGGAGCTGTACCGCAACGTCTACCAGACGCTCCTGGCCTTCCCGACGGGCAGCACCAAGCCCCAGCCGGACGCCGCGCAGAGCTGTGAGTTCACCGACTCGGCGAACGCGGCCTACCGCTGCACCCTGCGCAAGGGCCTGAAGTTCTCCAACGGCGAGCCGCTGGACTCCAAGGCGGTCAAGCACTCCCTCGACCGGATCAAGACGATCAACCACAAGGTCGGTCCGGCCGGTCTCTTCAACACCCTGGACAAGATCGAGGCTCCGGACCCGCTGACGGTCGTCTTCCACCTGAAGACCCCCGACGCGACCTTCCCGTACGTGCTGGGCTCGCCGGCCGCCTCCCTGGTCGCGCCGAAGGACTACCCCGCCAACAAGATCCGCAACGACGGCAAGGTCACCGGCTCGGGCCCCTACGTCCTCACCTCGTACGAGGATGGCAGCGAGGCCGTCCTCGGCCGCAACGAGAGCTACACCGGCTTCGCCAACCGCCGCAACGACGGTGTGACGATCCGCTACTTCGCCGACTCCAAGCAGATGGTCGCGGCCCTCAAGGACAAGGAGATCGACGCGACCTACCGCGGTCTCTCCGCCGCGGAGATCAAGGACCTCCAGACCCCCGCCTCGCACGCCCTGGGCGTGCAGGTCGTGGAGAACGTCGGCGCCGAGATCCGCTACCTGGTCTTCAACCCGAACGACCCGCAGGTCAACAAGCCGGCGGTGCGCCAGGCGATCGCCCAGGTCATCGACCGCGGCGCCATCGTCTCCAAGGTCTACCAGGGCACCGCCGAACCGCTCTACTCGATGGTCCCCAAGGGCGTCGTCGGCCACAAGACGCCCTTCTACGACATCTACGGCAACCCCGACGTGGCCAAGGCCAAGAAGATCCTCACCGCCGCCGGGATCACCCAGAAGGTGGAGCTGACCTTCTGGTACACCACCGACCGCTACGGCGCCTCCACCGCGGACGAGTTCACCGAGATCAAGCGCCAGCTCGACGAGAGCGACCTCTTCAAGATCACCCTGCGCGGCCAGCCCTGGAAGACCTTCCAGGACGGCTACAAGAGCGGCCAGTACCCCGTCTTCGGCCGAGGCTGGTTCCCGGACTTCCCGGACCCCGACAACTTCATCGCGCCGTTCGTCGGCAAGGAGAACGCGGTCGGCACCCCGTACGAGCCGCCGCAGATCATGAACGACCTGCTCCCCAAGTCCCGCCGCGAAGGCGACCGGGCGGCGGGCGTCAGGGAGTTCGAGGCGGCCCAGCAGATCTTCGCCCAGGACGTCCGGCTGCTGCCGCTGTGGCAGGGCAAGCTGTACGTAGGCGCGCGCGAGGACATCGCCGGCGCCGAGCGGGCCCTGGACCCGCAGACCGCCATGCAGATGTGGGAGCTGTACCGCAAGACCAGCTGGTGA
- a CDS encoding SDR family oxidoreductase has protein sequence MTDNGIDSGIDSGKVALVTGASRGIGYGIAEALVARGDRVVITGRNEDALKEAVERLGADRVIGVAGKAHDEAHQAVAVERAMEAFGRVDFLVNNAGTNPVFGPIADLDLGVARKVFETNVISALGFAQRTWHAWQKDHGGAIVNIASIAGVSASPFIGAYGMSKAAMINLTLQLAHEMAPGVRVNAIAPAVVKTRFAQALYEGREQEAAAAYPLGRLGVPQDIGGAAAFLTSAQAEWITGQTLVVDGGMFLNAGVH, from the coding sequence ATGACGGACAACGGCATCGACAGCGGTATCGACAGCGGCAAGGTCGCGCTGGTCACCGGAGCGAGCAGGGGCATCGGCTACGGGATCGCCGAGGCGCTCGTCGCCCGGGGCGACCGGGTCGTGATCACCGGGCGCAACGAGGACGCGCTCAAGGAGGCCGTGGAGCGGCTCGGCGCGGACCGGGTGATCGGCGTGGCCGGGAAGGCGCACGACGAGGCCCACCAGGCCGTCGCCGTGGAGCGCGCGATGGAGGCCTTCGGCCGCGTCGACTTCCTGGTGAACAACGCGGGCACCAATCCGGTCTTCGGCCCGATCGCGGACCTGGACCTCGGGGTGGCGCGCAAGGTCTTCGAGACCAACGTGATCTCGGCGCTGGGCTTCGCCCAGCGGACCTGGCACGCCTGGCAGAAGGACCACGGCGGGGCGATCGTGAACATCGCCTCCATCGCCGGGGTCTCCGCCTCGCCCTTCATCGGGGCGTACGGGATGAGCAAGGCCGCGATGATCAACCTGACCCTCCAGCTCGCGCACGAGATGGCGCCCGGGGTGCGGGTCAACGCGATCGCCCCGGCGGTGGTCAAGACGAGGTTCGCGCAGGCGCTCTACGAGGGCCGGGAGCAGGAGGCCGCGGCGGCCTACCCGCTGGGGCGGCTCGGGGTCCCGCAGGACATCGGGGGCGCCGCCGCATTCCTGACATCTGCACAAGCGGAATGGATCACGGGACAAACCCTCGTGGTGGACGGGGGAATGTTCCTCAATGCCGGTGTGCACTGA
- the fabG gene encoding 3-oxoacyl-ACP reductase FabG: MSTTEQRVAIVTGAARGIGAATAIRLAAEGRAVAVLDLDEAACKDTVEAITAAGGKALAVGCDVSDAAQVEAAVERVASTLGAPTVLVNNAGVLRDNLLFKMSDTDWDTVMNVHLRGAFLMARACQKHMVAAKFGRIVNLSSSSALGNRGQANYAAAKAGLQGFTKTLAIELGKFGVTANAVAPGFIVTEMTAQTAARVGMGFEEFQLAAASQIPVQRVGRPDDIAGAIAFFTGEDAGFVSGQVLYVAGGPLN, encoded by the coding sequence ATGTCCACCACCGAGCAGCGCGTCGCGATCGTCACCGGGGCGGCCCGGGGCATCGGCGCGGCCACCGCCATCCGTCTGGCGGCCGAGGGCCGGGCGGTCGCCGTACTCGACCTCGACGAGGCGGCCTGCAAGGACACCGTCGAGGCGATCACCGCCGCCGGCGGCAAGGCCCTGGCGGTCGGCTGCGACGTCTCCGACGCCGCCCAGGTGGAGGCGGCCGTCGAGCGGGTCGCGAGCACGCTCGGCGCCCCGACGGTGCTCGTCAACAACGCGGGCGTGCTCCGCGACAACCTGCTCTTCAAGATGAGCGACACCGACTGGGACACCGTCATGAACGTGCACCTGCGCGGCGCGTTCCTGATGGCGAGGGCCTGTCAGAAGCACATGGTGGCGGCCAAGTTCGGCCGCATCGTGAACCTCTCCAGCAGCTCGGCGCTCGGCAACCGGGGCCAGGCCAACTACGCCGCCGCCAAGGCCGGTCTGCAGGGCTTCACCAAGACCCTGGCCATCGAGCTCGGCAAGTTCGGCGTCACCGCCAACGCCGTGGCCCCCGGCTTCATCGTCACCGAGATGACCGCGCAGACGGCCGCCCGCGTCGGCATGGGCTTCGAGGAGTTCCAGCTGGCCGCCGCCTCCCAGATCCCGGTGCAGCGGGTGGGCCGTCCGGACGACATCGCCGGCGCCATCGCCTTCTTCACGGGCGAGGACGCCGGATTCGTCTCCGGCCAGGTCCTGTACGTGGCCGGCGGCCCGCTCAACTGA
- a CDS encoding cysteine hydrolase, whose product MPELDPATTALLTVECQNGVVGEESALPELAREARDSGMLGRVAALVDAARGAGVQVVHAVAERRPDGLAANTNARLFRAAGKLPVRQLTGTDAVRVAAPITVAERDLVVRRLHGLSPMAGTDLDALLRNLGVRTLVVTGVSSNIAIPSTVFDAVNLGYEVVVPADAIAGVPAACTTEVIRNSLALVAAVTTAEALLKQWALPR is encoded by the coding sequence ATGCCGGAACTCGATCCCGCCACCACCGCGCTGCTCACCGTCGAGTGCCAGAACGGTGTCGTCGGCGAGGAGAGCGCCCTGCCCGAGCTGGCGCGGGAGGCCCGCGACTCCGGGATGCTGGGGCGGGTGGCCGCGCTCGTCGACGCCGCGCGCGGGGCCGGCGTACAGGTGGTGCACGCCGTCGCCGAGCGGCGGCCGGACGGCCTCGCGGCCAACACCAACGCGCGGCTCTTCCGGGCCGCTGGGAAGCTTCCCGTGCGGCAGCTGACCGGAACCGACGCGGTACGGGTCGCCGCCCCGATCACCGTGGCCGAGCGGGACCTCGTGGTCCGCCGGCTGCACGGACTCTCTCCGATGGCGGGGACCGACCTGGACGCCCTGCTGCGCAACCTCGGCGTCCGCACCCTCGTCGTCACCGGGGTCTCCTCCAACATCGCGATCCCGAGCACCGTCTTCGACGCCGTCAACCTCGGCTACGAGGTCGTGGTCCCGGCCGACGCCATCGCCGGGGTGCCCGCCGCCTGCACCACCGAGGTGATCCGCAACTCCCTCGCACTGGTGGCGGCCGTCACCACGGCCGAAGCGCTGCTTAAGCAGTGGGCTCTGCCGCGCTGA
- a CDS encoding pyridoxamine 5'-phosphate oxidase family protein, translating to MDGTQRRGRRIMMTDGEVDAFLRERRTCRVATVSPDGRPHVGALWFAWDGTSLWLYSITRSRRWADLREDPRISVVVDAGEAYDELRGVELSGRAVFVGEAPRTGEPCPELLEPERIFPVKNFGIEEMPHDGRHAWIRLTPESVVSWDFRKI from the coding sequence ATGGACGGTACACAGCGGCGGGGCCGGCGCATCATGATGACCGACGGGGAAGTGGACGCCTTCCTGCGCGAACGGCGCACCTGCCGGGTGGCGACCGTCTCCCCGGACGGCCGCCCGCACGTGGGCGCCCTGTGGTTCGCCTGGGACGGCACCTCCCTGTGGCTGTACTCGATCACGCGCAGCCGCCGCTGGGCCGACCTGCGCGAGGACCCCCGGATCTCGGTGGTGGTGGACGCCGGGGAGGCGTACGACGAACTGCGCGGGGTCGAGCTGTCCGGCCGCGCGGTCTTCGTGGGCGAGGCCCCGCGCACCGGCGAGCCCTGCCCGGAGCTGCTGGAGCCGGAGCGGATCTTCCCGGTCAAGAACTTCGGCATCGAGGAGATGCCGCACGACGGCCGGCACGCCTGGATCCGGCTCACTCCGGAGTCGGTCGTGTCCTGGGACTTCCGCAAGATCTAG
- a CDS encoding HipA family kinase, protein MLSEVIATRYVTPLREGGSLPGIVEADDLGTYVMKFTGAGQGRKTLVAEVVCGRLAQRLGLRVPRLVQMQLDPVIGLAEPDQEVQELLKASGGLNLGMDYLPGSIGFDPLAYRADPAEAGRVVWFDALINNVDRSWRNPNMLVWHGDLWLIDHGATMIWHHNWPTALTAAAKPYNASDHVLAPVGPDIAAAAAELAPLVTEELLTEVTADVPDEWLVDEPGFDSTDAVRRAYVEALLPRAATIHERITLEAEVKPQSGPPGWLAERLPPQSDKNKQKSGNE, encoded by the coding sequence ATGCTGTCCGAAGTGATCGCGACCCGCTACGTCACGCCCCTGCGTGAGGGCGGCTCGCTCCCGGGAATCGTCGAGGCCGACGACCTCGGTACCTACGTCATGAAGTTCACCGGAGCCGGCCAGGGCCGCAAGACCCTGGTCGCCGAAGTCGTCTGCGGGCGGCTCGCCCAGCGGCTGGGACTGCGGGTCCCACGCCTGGTGCAGATGCAGCTCGACCCCGTCATCGGGCTCGCCGAGCCCGACCAGGAGGTCCAGGAGCTGCTCAAGGCCAGCGGGGGGCTCAACCTCGGCATGGACTACCTGCCCGGCTCGATCGGCTTCGACCCGCTCGCGTACCGGGCCGACCCGGCCGAGGCGGGGCGCGTGGTCTGGTTCGACGCGCTGATCAACAACGTCGACCGGTCCTGGCGCAACCCGAACATGCTGGTCTGGCACGGGGACCTGTGGCTCATCGACCACGGCGCCACGATGATCTGGCACCACAACTGGCCCACCGCCCTGACCGCCGCCGCCAAGCCGTACAACGCCTCCGACCACGTCCTGGCACCCGTCGGCCCGGACATCGCGGCGGCCGCCGCCGAGCTCGCCCCCCTGGTGACCGAGGAACTGCTCACCGAGGTCACCGCCGACGTCCCCGACGAGTGGCTGGTCGACGAGCCCGGCTTCGACTCCACCGACGCGGTGCGCCGCGCCTACGTGGAGGCGCTGCTGCCGCGCGCGGCCACGATCCACGAGAGGATCACCCTGGAGGCCGAGGTCAAGCCGCAGTCCGGTCCGCCGGGCTGGCTCGCCGAGCGCCTCCCCCCTCAGTCGGACAAGAACAAGCAGAAGAGCGGCAACGAGTGA
- a CDS encoding uracil-DNA glycosylase: protein MLPESWLPAVGGELDQPYFKELTEFVEKERANGPVYPPREQVFAALEATPFDKVKVLVLGQDPYHGAGQGHGLCFSVQPGVKTPPSLRNIYKEMKEELGLPVPDNGYLMPWAEQGVLLLNAVLTVREGEPNSHKGKGWEKFTDAVIRAVSERPDPVVFVLWGAYAQKKIPLIDEERHVIVKGAHPSPLSAKKFFGSRPFTQINEAVAAQGHEPIDWRIPDLG from the coding sequence ATGCTGCCCGAGTCCTGGCTCCCCGCTGTCGGCGGGGAGCTGGACCAGCCCTACTTCAAAGAGCTCACCGAGTTCGTCGAGAAGGAGCGGGCGAACGGGCCGGTCTACCCGCCCCGCGAGCAGGTCTTCGCGGCCCTGGAGGCCACGCCGTTCGACAAGGTGAAGGTCCTGGTCCTCGGCCAGGACCCCTACCACGGCGCCGGCCAGGGCCACGGCCTGTGCTTCTCCGTGCAGCCCGGGGTCAAGACCCCGCCCTCGCTGCGCAACATCTACAAGGAGATGAAGGAGGAGCTCGGCCTGCCGGTCCCGGACAACGGGTACCTGATGCCGTGGGCCGAGCAGGGCGTCCTGCTGCTCAACGCCGTCCTCACCGTCCGCGAGGGCGAGCCCAACTCGCACAAGGGCAAGGGCTGGGAGAAGTTCACCGACGCGGTGATCCGCGCCGTGTCCGAGCGCCCCGACCCGGTCGTCTTCGTGCTCTGGGGCGCCTACGCCCAGAAGAAGATCCCGCTGATCGACGAGGAGCGGCACGTCATCGTCAAGGGCGCCCACCCCTCGCCGCTGTCGGCCAAGAAGTTCTTCGGCTCCCGGCCCTTCACGCAGATCAACGAGGCCGTGGCCGCCCAGGGCCATGAGCCGATCGACTGGCGGATCCCGGACCTGGGCTGA
- a CDS encoding LysR family transcriptional regulator — protein MLNLERLRTLDALARHGSVSGAAGGLHVTTSAVSQQMAKLEREVGQPLLAKNGRGVRLTDAGRLLADHAARIISQVELAQADVEAQRGCAVGELRIGAFPTAMRGLLPRALTALRAGHPELRVMVREREPEESMAAVVRGDLDMALAIDWHNKRMPVPAELTRAHLLDDSADIAVPAGHRLAGRSEISLAEFADDDWISWNEGQFCYEWLVFTLRGIGVEPRIAHIAEEHHTQLLFVEAGLGVCVTPRLGRGPVPPGVRLLPVRDTVRRHVYVAWRADAGRRPSIRAAVEALKVAAAAV, from the coding sequence ATGTTGAACCTGGAGCGCCTGCGCACCCTCGACGCCCTCGCCCGCCACGGCTCGGTCAGCGGCGCGGCCGGCGGCCTCCATGTGACCACATCGGCGGTCTCCCAGCAGATGGCCAAGCTGGAGCGGGAGGTTGGCCAGCCCCTGCTCGCCAAGAACGGCCGCGGGGTCCGGCTCACCGACGCCGGGCGGCTGCTCGCCGACCACGCCGCGCGGATCATCTCCCAGGTGGAGCTCGCCCAGGCCGATGTCGAGGCCCAGCGGGGCTGTGCGGTGGGGGAGTTGCGGATCGGCGCCTTCCCCACCGCCATGCGGGGCCTGCTGCCCCGGGCCCTGACCGCGCTGCGGGCCGGGCATCCCGAACTGCGGGTCATGGTGCGGGAGCGGGAGCCCGAGGAGAGCATGGCGGCCGTCGTGCGCGGGGACCTCGACATGGCCCTGGCCATCGACTGGCACAACAAGCGGATGCCGGTGCCGGCCGAGCTGACCCGTGCCCATCTCCTGGACGATTCCGCCGACATCGCGGTCCCGGCGGGGCACCGGCTGGCCGGGCGCAGCGAGATCTCCCTCGCGGAGTTCGCCGACGACGACTGGATCTCCTGGAACGAGGGGCAGTTCTGTTACGAGTGGCTGGTGTTCACCCTGCGCGGCATCGGTGTCGAACCGCGCATCGCGCACATCGCCGAGGAGCACCACACCCAGCTGCTCTTCGTGGAGGCGGGGCTGGGCGTGTGCGTGACGCCCCGGCTGGGCCGCGGGCCCGTGCCGCCGGGGGTGCGGCTGCTGCCGGTGCGTGACACCGTACGCCGCCACGTGTACGTCGCCTGGCGCGCGGACGCCGGCCGGCGGCCCTCCATCCGGGCCGCCGTCGAGGCGCTCAAGGTAGCGGCGGCGGCCGTGTAG
- a CDS encoding DMT family transporter, whose amino-acid sequence MSYEVPGSRVNLMSAPTTSRPAAHSPARQPAPRRGAGRAGCLDWRLRFALLSVVWGFSFLLIKVGTEAFAPFQVALGRVFFGALALLAVLLVRREPLPRGPRTWGHLTVAALLLNTVPFSLFAYAEQSIPSSLAGICNATSPLWGMALSMVALSEDRPTRRRFAGLGIGFLGVLTVLGVWQGFAGIDAKGTALALLAALCYPIGWIYVRRTLAGTPGSPVALTGAQLMVSTLQLTAVSALFTSAPAGFPLWPTLAVVALGALGTGMALQMQYGLVSEIGPTTAQMVTYFIPVIATTAGVLVLGEQLHWNTPVGAVIVLAGAALTQSRPAPAARQEATRAARQDAQETARPA is encoded by the coding sequence TTGTCCTACGAGGTCCCCGGCAGCAGAGTGAACCTCATGAGCGCACCGACCACCTCCCGCCCCGCCGCACACTCCCCAGCACGGCAGCCGGCCCCCCGCCGGGGCGCCGGCCGGGCCGGCTGCCTGGACTGGCGCCTGCGGTTCGCCCTCCTCTCGGTGGTGTGGGGCTTCAGCTTCCTCCTGATCAAGGTGGGCACCGAGGCGTTCGCCCCGTTCCAGGTCGCCCTCGGCCGGGTGTTCTTCGGCGCGCTCGCCCTGCTGGCGGTCCTGCTGGTGCGCCGTGAGCCGCTCCCCCGCGGCCCGCGCACCTGGGGGCACCTCACCGTGGCGGCGCTCCTGCTGAACACCGTCCCGTTCTCGCTCTTCGCCTACGCCGAGCAGAGCATCCCGTCGAGCCTGGCCGGCATCTGCAACGCCACCTCCCCGCTGTGGGGCATGGCGCTCTCGATGGTGGCCCTGTCCGAGGACCGCCCCACGCGCCGCCGCTTCGCGGGACTGGGCATCGGCTTCCTCGGCGTGCTGACCGTGCTCGGCGTCTGGCAGGGCTTCGCCGGGATCGACGCCAAGGGCACCGCGCTCGCCCTGCTGGCCGCGCTCTGCTACCCGATCGGCTGGATCTACGTCCGCCGCACCCTGGCCGGCACCCCCGGCTCCCCGGTGGCGCTCACGGGGGCGCAGCTCATGGTCTCCACCCTCCAGCTGACCGCCGTGAGCGCCCTGTTCACCTCGGCCCCCGCCGGCTTCCCGCTGTGGCCGACCCTCGCGGTGGTCGCCCTGGGCGCCCTGGGTACGGGGATGGCCCTGCAGATGCAGTACGGCCTGGTGTCGGAGATCGGCCCGACGACCGCGCAGATGGTCACCTACTTCATCCCGGTGATCGCCACCACGGCGGGCGTCCTGGTCCTCGGCGAGCAGCTGCACTGGAACACCCCGGTCGGGGCGGTGATCGTCCTGGCGGGCGCGGCGCTCACCCAGTCCCGCCCGGCCCCCGCCGCGCGGCAGGAGGCGACCCGCGCCGCCCGGCAGGACGCGCAGGAGACGGCCCGGCCCGCCTGA
- a CDS encoding DinB family protein produces MTSTGSHRLEPATTADEREMLDGWLDYHRSTLVWKCEGLSEEQLRSTPLRPSGLSLLGLVRHMAEVERYWFREVSLGEDLPELFSTSENLDGDFQFTDQDTWVSAERVWQTEVELARQAASGRSLDAVSDAASHHRGEVFSLRWIYTHMIEEYARHNGHADLLREHIDGATGD; encoded by the coding sequence ATGACTTCCACCGGATCGCACCGCCTCGAGCCCGCCACCACCGCCGACGAGCGGGAGATGCTCGACGGCTGGCTCGACTACCACCGCTCCACCCTCGTCTGGAAATGCGAGGGGCTCTCGGAGGAGCAGCTGCGCAGCACCCCGCTCCGGCCGTCCGGCTTGAGTCTGCTGGGCCTCGTACGGCACATGGCGGAGGTGGAGCGGTACTGGTTCCGGGAGGTCAGCCTGGGCGAGGACCTGCCCGAGCTGTTCAGCACGAGCGAAAACCTGGACGGGGACTTCCAGTTCACCGACCAGGACACCTGGGTGTCGGCCGAGCGGGTCTGGCAGACCGAGGTCGAGCTGGCGCGGCAGGCGGCCTCGGGCCGCTCCCTGGACGCGGTGTCGGACGCGGCCAGTCACCACCGCGGCGAGGTGTTCAGCCTGCGCTGGATCTACACCCACATGATCGAGGAGTACGCCCGCCACAACGGGCACGCGGACCTGCTGCGCGAGCACATCGACGGCGCGACCGGCGACTAG
- a CDS encoding Gfo/Idh/MocA family protein, producing the protein MKVGVIGLGDIAQKAYLPVLTTRPGVELHLQTRTPATLERLGEIHRIPLERRHGTLDALLAQGLDAAFVHAPTAAHPEIVGRLLEAGVATYVDKPLAYELADSTRLVELAEERGVSLFVGFNRRHAPGYTQCADHPRDLIVMQKNRVGLPEDPRTLVLDDFIHVVDTLRFLLPGEADHVDVRAVVREGLMSQVVLQMSGDGFTALGIMNRLSGSTEEVLEVSGQDSKRQVVNLAEVIDHRGQPTVRRRGDWVSVARQRGIEQVVDTFLEAVAAGKVLGARDALLTHELCERVVLTALEQASRA; encoded by the coding sequence GTGAAGGTCGGCGTCATCGGACTCGGCGACATCGCCCAGAAGGCGTACCTGCCCGTCCTCACCACCCGTCCCGGGGTCGAGCTGCACCTGCAGACCCGTACTCCGGCCACCCTCGAGCGGCTCGGCGAGATCCACCGCATCCCGCTGGAGCGCCGCCACGGCACGCTGGACGCGCTGCTCGCGCAGGGCCTCGACGCCGCCTTCGTGCACGCCCCGACCGCGGCCCACCCCGAGATCGTGGGGCGGCTGCTGGAGGCGGGCGTCGCGACCTACGTGGACAAGCCGCTGGCCTACGAGTTGGCGGACTCGACGCGCCTGGTGGAACTCGCCGAGGAGCGCGGGGTCAGCCTCTTCGTCGGCTTCAACCGCCGCCACGCGCCCGGCTACACGCAGTGCGCCGACCATCCGCGCGACCTGATCGTCATGCAGAAGAACCGGGTCGGGCTCCCCGAGGACCCCCGCACCCTGGTCCTCGACGACTTCATCCACGTCGTCGACACCCTGCGCTTCCTGCTGCCCGGCGAGGCCGACCACGTCGACGTCCGGGCCGTGGTGCGCGAGGGGCTGATGAGCCAGGTGGTGCTCCAGATGTCCGGCGACGGTTTCACCGCCCTCGGGATCATGAACCGGCTGTCCGGTTCCACCGAGGAGGTCCTGGAGGTGTCCGGCCAGGATTCCAAGCGCCAGGTCGTCAACCTCGCCGAGGTCATCGACCACCGGGGCCAGCCCACCGTCCGACGGCGCGGGGACTGGGTCTCCGTGGCCCGCCAGCGCGGCATCGAGCAGGTCGTGGACACCTTCCTCGAGGCCGTCGCGGCCGGCAAGGTGCTCGGCGCCCGGGACGCCCTGCTCACCCACGAGCTGTGCGAGCGGGTGGTCCTGACGGCTCTGGAGCAGGCCTCCCGAGCCTGA